In one window of Nitrospiraceae bacterium DNA:
- a CDS encoding efflux RND transporter permease subunit, with translation MNQIVLIALRRPYTFVVMSILIVLVGGLTLLHMPTDVFPNITIPVTSVVWIYSGLLPQQVEGRITYLFERFLTSTVEGIKYIHSHSYYGSSITNIFLQDGVDVGRAEADIVGIAQNVVKALPPDISPPMVMRLAPSSIPVAMLEISSDRLTPAELYNLAYMRIRPLLVTVPGIVLPHPYGGQDMQVMVNLDQQKLLARHLTPSDIHDILMKQYLVLPSGDIKIKQTDWIVQTNASPIHIDHFGDIPIKREGNAFVYLRDVATVKLMGRVQQNAVLVKGKQTVIIVAMKSTEASTLDVVDGIKKMIPRAQQISPEGVTIRLLDDASTFVKDSISDVVHEMATAGALVGLIVLLLLGSWRATVIVWTSIPLSILTAIIGLHLLGETVNVMTLGGLALAVGILVDDATVMIENIDRHLAMAKPLEQAIIDAANQIVVPTLVATLCIAIVWFPLFKLGGVAGYLFKPMAEAVIIAMLASFILSRTLVPTMAKYMLKEHHVAAA, from the coding sequence ATGAATCAGATCGTCCTCATCGCTCTGCGCAGGCCTTATACATTCGTCGTGATGTCTATCCTCATCGTGCTGGTGGGCGGACTGACGCTGCTCCACATGCCGACGGATGTCTTCCCCAACATCACGATTCCCGTCACCTCCGTCGTGTGGATCTATTCCGGCCTCCTCCCTCAACAGGTCGAAGGGCGTATTACTTATCTCTTCGAACGCTTCCTCACCTCCACCGTAGAGGGCATCAAGTACATCCATAGTCACTCGTACTACGGCAGCAGCATCACCAACATCTTTCTGCAGGACGGCGTCGACGTCGGCCGAGCGGAAGCGGACATCGTGGGAATTGCCCAAAACGTCGTCAAAGCACTGCCCCCCGACATCTCGCCTCCGATGGTCATGCGTCTGGCGCCATCCTCCATTCCCGTCGCCATGCTCGAAATCAGTTCCGACCGGCTGACCCCGGCTGAGTTGTATAACCTTGCCTACATGCGCATCCGGCCCCTGCTGGTCACGGTCCCCGGCATCGTCTTGCCGCACCCCTATGGGGGGCAGGACATGCAGGTCATGGTCAATCTCGACCAGCAGAAACTGCTGGCGCGTCACCTGACGCCATCCGATATCCACGACATCCTCATGAAGCAATATCTGGTGCTGCCGTCCGGCGACATCAAGATCAAACAGACCGACTGGATCGTCCAGACCAATGCGTCGCCCATTCACATCGACCATTTCGGCGATATCCCGATCAAGAGGGAAGGCAACGCCTTCGTGTATCTGCGCGACGTCGCAACCGTGAAGCTCATGGGACGGGTTCAGCAAAACGCCGTACTTGTGAAGGGCAAACAAACCGTCATCATCGTCGCGATGAAAAGCACGGAAGCCTCGACCCTCGACGTGGTCGACGGCATCAAGAAGATGATCCCGCGGGCGCAGCAGATCTCGCCGGAAGGCGTAACCATCCGGCTCCTCGACGACGCCTCGACGTTCGTGAAGGATTCGATTTCGGATGTCGTGCATGAAATGGCCACGGCCGGGGCGCTCGTCGGCCTCATCGTGCTCCTGCTGCTCGGATCCTGGCGCGCGACAGTCATCGTGTGGACCTCCATCCCGTTGTCCATACTCACGGCCATCATCGGCCTTCACCTGCTCGGGGAAACGGTCAATGTCATGACGCTGGGCGGGCTGGCGCTGGCCGTCGGGATATTAGTGGACGATGCGACCGTCATGATCGAAAACATCGACCGGCACTTGGCCATGGCCAAACCACTGGAACAGGCTATCATCGATGCCGCCAATCAAATCGTCGTCCCGACCCTCGTCGCCACACTCTGCATCGCGATCGTCTGGTTTCCGCTCTTCAAGCTCGGGGGAGTGGCCGGCTACCTGTTCAAGCCTATGGCGGAAGCGGTCATCATTGCGATGCTCGCGTCGTTCATCCTCTCACGCACACTGGTACCGACCATGGCCAAATACATGTTGAAGGAGCACCATGTCGCAGCCGCATGA
- the modA gene encoding molybdate ABC transporter substrate-binding protein, which yields MGLARLSLMVALAGGLSAAVGTGDPAHANDLTIGAAWSMKPAFQEILPMFEKEYGATVKVVYGPSPVLRRQIEQGAPIDVFLPAGLEDVRQLQRKGMTLNGGVRVYALTSLVLVMASDVSATALSLRDHPSNRVTRLALGHPTQSSLGEATAKALAGLDNRTSLVHAPHGHAVVDLVRGGRADAGIVFRVDAINSTHIRIVDEAPSGEVAPVPFGQAVVWTCRESSRTTAEDFFNFMISPRIQLLLVKYGFDPAS from the coding sequence ATGGGACTGGCACGACTCAGTCTGATGGTGGCCTTGGCTGGTGGACTGTCGGCTGCAGTCGGGACCGGCGACCCGGCCCACGCAAACGATCTCACGATCGGCGCGGCCTGGAGTATGAAACCGGCGTTCCAAGAGATCCTGCCGATGTTCGAAAAGGAATATGGTGCGACGGTGAAGGTCGTGTATGGCCCCTCTCCGGTGCTACGGCGGCAGATCGAACAGGGGGCGCCGATCGATGTGTTTCTCCCGGCCGGACTGGAAGATGTTCGACAGCTTCAGCGCAAGGGCATGACGCTGAACGGCGGGGTCCGTGTGTATGCCCTAACGTCCCTGGTGTTGGTGATGGCCTCTGATGTCTCTGCTACGGCCCTGTCGTTGCGCGATCATCCTTCCAATCGCGTTACAAGGCTGGCATTGGGTCATCCGACCCAGTCTTCTCTCGGAGAAGCGACGGCCAAGGCCCTGGCCGGACTGGACAATCGCACATCGCTGGTGCATGCGCCGCATGGCCATGCGGTCGTTGACTTAGTACGGGGCGGTCGAGCCGATGCCGGCATCGTCTTTCGCGTGGACGCGATCAACAGCACCCATATCCGCATCGTGGATGAAGCGCCGTCGGGAGAGGTGGCGCCCGTGCCCTTCGGGCAGGCCGTCGTGTGGACTTGCCGGGAGTCTTCACGTACGACGGCGGAAGACTTCTTCAATTTCATGATCAGCCCGCGGATTCAGCTGCTGCTCGTCAAATACGGTTTCGATCCCGCTTCCTAG
- a CDS encoding prohibitin family protein, translating into MRRWLLLLVPGLLVTCLLQACGTTVHPGQRGLRWYPLTEGLTTNTLKSGFYWRAPWNDIFVYDIRLQSYTETVDALSSDDLLVELKTAIIMRPIAEEVYFLAQEIGPDFYPRVVRPELLAAVRSVVSNYPMVSVPEKSAEIASKVQAVVVEKLKGRHLEVQSVALADIELAKIVLEAVERKQAKEQEKEQKEFELIIAEKDAEIARRRARGEGDAVRIRSEGEAEGLKIRAVGQAKAQETITKTLTPDYLRFKLYDSPNAKMVLLPDDLRVPILIGADQDRGGRVQEPLLPLDRDLQGSRR; encoded by the coding sequence ATGCGGCGATGGCTATTGCTGTTGGTCCCCGGTTTGCTTGTAACGTGCCTGCTGCAGGCATGCGGTACGACGGTGCATCCCGGACAGCGGGGATTGCGTTGGTATCCGCTCACGGAGGGTCTGACGACGAACACCCTCAAGAGCGGATTCTACTGGCGCGCGCCGTGGAACGACATCTTCGTCTACGACATTCGGCTTCAAAGTTACACGGAAACGGTCGACGCCCTCAGCTCCGACGACCTGCTCGTTGAACTCAAGACGGCCATCATCATGCGGCCGATCGCGGAGGAGGTGTATTTCCTCGCGCAGGAGATCGGCCCGGATTTCTATCCGCGCGTCGTGAGACCCGAGTTGTTGGCTGCAGTGCGGAGCGTGGTTTCCAACTATCCGATGGTCTCGGTACCGGAGAAGAGCGCGGAAATCGCGAGCAAAGTCCAAGCGGTCGTCGTTGAAAAATTGAAAGGGCGCCATCTGGAGGTGCAGAGCGTGGCCTTGGCCGATATCGAGCTGGCCAAAATCGTCCTGGAAGCCGTCGAACGCAAGCAGGCAAAGGAGCAAGAAAAGGAACAGAAAGAGTTCGAGCTGATCATCGCGGAAAAGGATGCGGAGATTGCAAGGCGACGGGCGAGGGGAGAAGGTGATGCCGTGCGGATTCGGTCGGAGGGTGAGGCCGAAGGTTTGAAGATTCGAGCCGTAGGACAGGCCAAAGCCCAAGAAACGATCACGAAGACCCTGACGCCGGATTATCTACGATTCAAACTGTATGACAGTCCCAATGCGAAGATGGTCCTACTTCCGGACGATCTTCGGGTGCCGATCCTGATCGGTGCGGACCAGGATCGAGGAGGGCGGGTGCAGGAACCCCTGTTGCCGCTTGATCGCGACCTGCAAGGGTCTCGGCGGTAG
- a CDS encoding response regulator, with translation MDGYGKRVLVVDGDEDLRCAVGAVLESARYVVHLAVEAGEVFSEVQKRRFDVIVVGVHVPLMDGARLVRLGRALCPNTPIIFVSAELSPLDEQVELHSDDALPFGELDRLRLQATVRAAASVCGRPPFLEVQA, from the coding sequence ATGGATGGATACGGCAAGCGAGTGTTGGTGGTGGACGGGGACGAAGATCTGCGGTGTGCCGTCGGCGCGGTGTTGGAGTCGGCACGCTATGTCGTGCACCTGGCGGTCGAAGCCGGGGAGGTGTTCTCTGAAGTGCAAAAGCGGCGGTTTGATGTGATCGTGGTCGGCGTCCATGTCCCGCTGATGGACGGTGCCCGTCTCGTCCGACTGGGGCGGGCGCTTTGTCCCAACACTCCCATCATCTTTGTCTCGGCTGAGCTCTCACCGTTGGATGAGCAGGTCGAACTGCATAGCGACGACGCTCTTCCGTTCGGTGAGCTTGATCGGTTACGCCTGCAGGCAACCGTGCGGGCTGCGGCATCGGTCTGCGGGAGGCCTCCTTTCCTAGAGGTTCAGGCTTGA
- a CDS encoding efflux RND transporter permease subunit, with amino-acid sequence MSQPHEVSGPSGRTGTRNPLVRFQAGFERRFDRFRDAYGALLERTIARRGSFVLLAVAMAMGSLSLFFFLGRDYFPEIPSNVIQMHMRAPLGTRIEVSGRIATLVSRSIEELLPGQVENIVSNCGLPVGPHNLAFIPTPTIGPQDCDLTILLRHEKSPVWEYRQILRKGLRERYPGTEFTFQPSDLTAKILNFGAPAPIDVQVNGPDIYPNYEFARKLADRFRTIPGAADVVIQQTMRTPTLMVEGDRTFGLGVNRTLKDIADNLLMTTAGSQQVDQIYWLDPGTGMSYLVNVYTPQAQINSVNSLKTIPVDASVMTGTDHDVQLLGNLADLSAEGTPGVITHGNIMPLFDVYVSTEGRDLGGVLADVETVAKSMEAELPHSAKLEIHGQASLMYEAYAELIFGLLAAIVLVYLLIVVNFQSWLDPFIIVTALPGALAGIAWALFLTHTRLSEPALTGAIMTMGTGTANSILVVSYARERLQEHGDALRAAIEAGRTRFRPVLMTASAMIFGMVPMATGYSQNAPLGRAVIGGLLVATLFTLFVVPCVYAMIYSRRPVADRTVSAS; translated from the coding sequence ATGTCGCAGCCGCATGAGGTTTCTGGTCCATCCGGCCGGACAGGGACTCGAAATCCCCTGGTGCGTTTTCAGGCCGGATTCGAACGACGCTTCGACCGGTTCCGTGACGCCTACGGCGCGCTCCTGGAACGTACCATCGCCCGGCGCGGGTCGTTCGTGCTGCTTGCCGTGGCCATGGCGATGGGTTCGTTGTCGCTGTTTTTCTTCCTGGGCCGTGACTACTTCCCGGAAATCCCGTCGAACGTGATTCAGATGCACATGCGGGCTCCGCTCGGCACCCGCATCGAGGTGTCCGGACGCATCGCCACACTGGTATCCCGCAGCATCGAGGAATTGCTGCCCGGTCAGGTCGAGAACATCGTCAGCAATTGTGGTCTGCCGGTCGGACCGCACAACCTCGCCTTCATCCCGACGCCGACCATCGGTCCCCAGGATTGCGACCTCACCATTTTGCTCCGGCACGAGAAATCCCCGGTGTGGGAGTATCGGCAGATCCTCCGCAAGGGATTGAGAGAACGGTACCCGGGCACGGAGTTCACGTTTCAACCCTCTGATCTCACAGCCAAAATACTCAACTTCGGGGCTCCGGCGCCGATCGACGTGCAGGTGAACGGCCCGGACATCTACCCCAACTATGAATTCGCCAGAAAGCTGGCGGACCGGTTCCGCACGATTCCCGGCGCGGCAGACGTGGTGATTCAACAGACCATGCGGACACCGACCCTCATGGTCGAAGGCGACCGCACGTTCGGGCTCGGCGTCAACCGAACCCTGAAGGACATTGCCGACAACCTGCTGATGACGACGGCGGGAAGCCAGCAGGTCGACCAGATTTACTGGCTCGACCCCGGCACCGGCATGTCCTACCTGGTCAACGTCTATACGCCGCAGGCGCAAATCAACAGCGTGAACAGCCTCAAGACCATTCCGGTCGATGCCTCGGTCATGACCGGCACCGATCACGACGTGCAGTTACTCGGAAACCTGGCCGACCTCTCGGCCGAGGGCACGCCGGGAGTCATCACACACGGGAATATCATGCCGTTGTTCGACGTGTATGTGTCCACGGAAGGGCGGGACCTCGGAGGCGTGCTGGCCGACGTGGAAACCGTCGCGAAGAGTATGGAGGCCGAACTGCCTCATAGCGCGAAACTGGAAATCCACGGTCAGGCTTCGCTGATGTACGAAGCCTATGCCGAGTTGATCTTCGGGTTGTTGGCCGCGATCGTGCTGGTCTATTTGCTCATTGTCGTCAATTTTCAATCCTGGCTCGATCCCTTCATCATCGTCACCGCCCTGCCCGGCGCGTTGGCCGGCATCGCCTGGGCCCTATTCCTGACCCATACGAGACTCTCGGAGCCGGCGCTGACGGGTGCCATCATGACGATGGGCACGGGGACCGCAAACTCCATCCTGGTGGTATCGTATGCGCGCGAGCGGCTCCAGGAGCACGGCGATGCACTCCGTGCGGCGATCGAGGCGGGCCGAACCAGGTTCCGGCCGGTCCTCATGACCGCCTCTGCCATGATTTTCGGCATGGTCCCGATGGCCACGGGCTATTCACAGAACGCGCCCTTGGGACGCGCCGTAATTGGAGGCCTGCTGGTCGCCACCCTGTTCACCCTGTTCGTCGTCCCCTGCGTCTACGCCATGATCTATAGCCGGCGGCCGGTCGCCGATCGGA